GAGTCGAAGACGATGGCGAAGCTGCGGCATCCGAGCCGTTCGCAGTCGCTGCGGGACTACCTCGAGTGATGCAGGCGAACGAGGGCAAGGCGCTGGAGACCAGCGTCGATGGAAAGAGCTTCGCGCGGATTCCGCTGCGCACCCGTGTCGTCATGCCGAATGACGACCTCGACGCCGTCATCACGGAGTACGCGAAGGACGCGGTGCGTCCTGGCGACCTGCTCTTCGTGACGGAGAAGATCGTCGCCATCACTCAGGGCCGGTCGTACCGTCTCGACGAGATCAAGCCGCGCAAGCTCGCGCTCTTCCTGTCGAAGTACGTGACCCGCACGCCGTACGGCATCGGACTCGGCATGCCCGAGACGATGGAGATGGCGCTGCGCGAGTGCGGCACGCCGCGCATCCTGGTCGCCTCGGCGGTCGC
This genomic interval from Microbacterium sp. LWH11-1.2 contains the following:
- a CDS encoding coenzyme F420-0:L-glutamate ligase — encoded protein: MQANEGKALETSVDGKSFARIPLRTRVVMPNDDLDAVITEYAKDAVRPGDLLFVTEKIVAITQGRSYRLDEIKPRKLALFLSKYVTRTPYGIGLGMPETMEMALRECGTPRILVASAVAAVTKAFGRRGDFYRIAGDKARAIDGPTSHTIPPYNEAVVLGPKDPRGVAAHLKALLGGDLEVAVVDINDLGGNILGSTLDRNGERRLVKILGDNPLGQGRESTPLGIVREV